The nucleotide sequence TAGGTCATACAGAAAAACCGCGCCGAGGCGCGGTTTTTTATTGGCTGCTTTTTAGGAATTGGCAATAGGTTAGAAATTGACCATAATCGGCAGCAGCAAGTTTAGGGCATTCCAGCATTGGCATGTGGCCTATGCTGGTATATACCCGAGTGCTCGCTTGGGGTAAATGTTGCTGCCACACCGGCAGAGCGCTGATATCTAAAATATCATCTAACTCGCCCCAGCATATACAGGTCGGGCAGCTGGTTTTGGGCACAAAACTGCCATGGCTTGCGGTAAATTCAGCAAACACTCGCTTAAGTAAAGGGCGCCTTTTTTGGTGATAGCTATAAATGGCGTTAAGGATAGGCGCAGGTACCCAAGGTGGCTTGGCCATGGTTTGCTGATAAAAGTGTTCAAACTCAGCATAGGTTTCACCAAAGAATGGGTTCCTACCGGCTAAAATCGCCCGACTAAAGGCGTTGTCCTTGGGCGCAATTATGCCTGAAGGATTAAACAAATAGGCACTAAGGCAGCGCTCGGCAAAATGGGTAGCCATATAGGCGGTAAGCTGTCCGCCCATGGAATTTCCAACTAAGTGGCATTCTGCTATGCCCAAATTATCTAATAACTTAATCAGGCGAAGCGCCTGATTTTTCATATCAAATTGGCAATTATCATCGACCTCTGAATCTCCATGGCCAGTTAAATCCACCATCAGTAATGAGTATTCTTTGGGTAAATGACGGGCAAATGGGCACCAGACAGTTTTGTCGGCACTAAAACCATGCAGCATGACAATCCAAGGGGCATCCTTATCGGTACTGGGGGCTAAGCGCCAATAAGCATGCTGCTTTAAGCCTGAAACTGGGGTAAATAAAGTGTCTACCTGCGCCCAGTTGGCATAAAGTTTTCTGGTCCACTGTAAGGCTTTATTGGGGTAGCGCTGAGCACCAAACCATAAGCCTGTGAGTATTAGGGCAATGAATATGATCAATGACGCCATAGTGTCCCCCTTAATCTGAGGTTGAAGGTTAACTGTTAACTTATATGATCTTGGCTGCTTAAGTCTTAAAACATGACTCTTTAAGTCACTGGGCTTAAGGTTGCAAAAGTGTTGCACTAAGCTAGCTTAACGCTTGGTTGATGTGAGCACAAATGCCGCAACCGAGTTGATAAACTGCTGAATGCATAAACCGGGCGAGCTGGACTGCTTGGTTATCTTTGGTTCAGTGGGCCTTTATGGAGTCATAGTTAGCAGCGGGAGTGCGGTTTAGGGATTTTTCAGTCAACGGCAAAACTTGCATTTTTGGCTGTGATTGGCCAGTGAGCGGGATATTTTTGACACGCACTTGAGTCATATTGTCTCGCTCAGTGAGTTAAGTGCTGAACCCTTGCTCCTAGCTAACTGATTGCCATTCTCATCAAGATGCTTGCCGCTGAAAATTCAAACTGCCACCAAGACAAAACCACAATTCTAGCGCGGTTAAAGGTGCGGTATTGATGTCGGCGGCTATTAATTCTGCGTTTAGCCTGTCAATGCATAAAATTCTCTCTGCGCAAAAGTGGACATTCTGTCTAAGATTGTTGAGACCATTTGTCCTTGTCGGTCGCGTCATGATTTTATGGTGTTGCACTCTGAATTCGCCAGCTAGCATACCGCTTTGCGGCATATTATTTTGCATTCGGCGCATATTTTGGTGTTTGCATCTTTCGCTGTCTTTATGTGATCTCTGTCGTTAGTAATAATTTGGTCTTATAGCGGACTTTGGGGATAATCGCGGCAGTCGGTTAGCCTTGTTTCTGTGCGCAGGAATAAGATGACAGGCAATATCTGCAAATATTCACTGACGACTTATGTTAAGCGTCAGTAATAAATGAATACACCAAAGTGTGAGGGTCTTATGGACAGACGACAGTTTTTTAAACTGTGTGCCTGCGGTGCGACAACCTCAGCAATCTCGGCCTTGGGCTTAATGCCCGGCACTGCGATGGCTGCGCCCCGTGAGTATAAGTTGCTAAAAGCCAAAGAAACCCGCAATAACTGTTGTTATTGCTCTGTGGGTTGTGGCTTGTTGATGTACAGTTATGGCAGTAACGGTAAAAATGCCGAGAAAGCCATTTTTCATATCGAAGGTGATGCTGACCATCCGGTCAATCGTGGCGCCTTGTGTCCTAAAGGTGCGGGTCTGGTTGATTATGTCAACAGCCCTAATCGCAACCATTTCCCTGAAGTTCGCGAAGCTGGCAGCAATGAGTGGAAACGCATTAGCTGGGATGAGGCATTTAACCGCATCGCCCGTTTAATGAAAGATGACCGCGATGCCAACTTAATCGAAAAGAATAGTGATGGCACCACAGTTAACCGCTGGTTAACTACGGGCATGATGACCTCATCTGCTCAGCCTAACGAAGGCGGGTTTATTACCCACAAGTTTGCTCGTTCGCTTGGCTTAGTGGCCATCGATACTATTGCGCGTAACTGACACTCCCCAACGGTAGCAAGTCTTGCTCCAACATTTGGGCGCGGTGCCATGACCAACCACTGGATCGATATTAAAAACTCCAATGTGGTAGTGATCATGGGCGGTAATGCCGCCGAAGCACATCCTGTCGGTTTTGGCTGGGTTACAGAAGCCATGGAACACAATAACGCCAAGTTGGTGGTTGTGGATCCACGATTTACCCGTAGTGCGGCACTAGCCGATTGCTATGCCCCTATTCGCAGCGGTACCGATATTGCATTTTTACTCGGTGTAAGCCGCTACTTGATTGAAACCAATCAAGTGAATCATGAGTATGTAAAGGCTTATACCAATGCCAGTTACATAGTGCGTGAAGATTTTGAATTTACCGATGGTTTGTTCAGTGGTTTTGATGAAAAGACTCGAACCTATGATAAAGAAACCTGGTACTACGAACTCGACGAGCAAGGTTATGCCAAGGTTGATGACAGCCTGACGCATCCACGTTGTGTTTGGAACTTATTGAAAAAACACGTAGATCGCTACGATTTTGACACGGTAAGTAATATTACAGGTACGCCTGTGGCGGATTACGAGAAAGTATGTGCCCTGATTGGTAGCACTCACACTCATGATAAAGCCGCGACCTTTATGTATGCCTTAGGTTGGACTCACCATTCAAAAGGTGCCCAGAACATTCGTTCTATGGCCATGGTGCAGTTGCTGCTGGGTAACATTGGCGTATTGGGTGGTGGGGTCAATGCCTTACGTGGTCACTCAAACGTTCAAGGCGCCACAGATATGGGGCTTTTGTGCCAAAACTTACCTGGCTATCTTAAGTTACCTAACGATAACGACAGAGATCTTAAGACCTATTTAGGTAATTACACGCCTACGCCTTTGCGTCCGGGCCAGACTAACTATTGGTCTAATTATCCTAAGTTCTTCGTGTCGCAAATGAAGAGTTTCTGGGGTGATAACGCCACCGCTGACAATAGCTATGGTTACGACTGGTTACCTAAGTGGGATATACAGTACGACTTTACCAAGCACATAGACATGATGTTCCACGGCAAGGTGAATGGTTATTTCATTCAAGGCGTTAACGCGATTAACTCCATGCCTAACCGTAACAAGGTATTAGCGGCTCTGTGTCAGCTTAAGTACATGGTAGTGCTTGACCCGATTGCGACAGAAACCTCAGTGTTCTGGCAAAAAGCGGGCGAGTTCAACAATGTTGAGCCAAGCGAAATTCAGACTCAGGTATTCCGTTTACCGACGACCCTATTTGCCGAAGAAGAAGGCTGTATCGTGAACTCAGGTCGCTGGATGCAGTGGCACTGGAAGGGTGCTAATGCTCCGGGTGAATCTAAGCCTGATGCGGAAATTTTATCTGGCATCTTGCTGAAACTTAGAGAGCTCTATCGCGATGAAGGCGGGGTATTGCCTGAGCCTGTGCAAGCCATTAATTGGAATTATCACGACCCTAAATTCCCTCATGGTGAAGAAGTGGCAAAAGAGCTTAACGGCCGTGATTTAACCACAGGTAAGCAGCTTGATAGTTTCAGCCAACTTAAAGATGACGGTACTACCGCTTGCGGTTGCTGGATTTATAGTGGCAGCTGGACCGAAGCTGGCAACATGATGGCGCGCCGAGATAACTCAGATCCATCCGGTAAAGGTATTACTCCGGGCTGGGCATTCTCGTGGCCTGCTAATCGCCGCGTGCTGTATAACCGCGCCTCGTGTGATGTCAATGGTAAGCCTTGGGATCCAAAACGTGTGATTGTGCAATGGCATCAAGATAAATGGCACGGCATAGATCAAGGCGACTTTAACATGAAGTTATCGCCGCAAGATTCTGCGCATCCATTCATTATGCAGCCAGAGGGCGTGGGCCGTTTCTTTGCCTTGAAGATGCTCGCTGAAGGACCATTCCCTGAGCATTACGAGCCAGTGGAATCGCCGATTGGTACTAACCCACTGCATCCTAATGTCGTGAGTAACCCAGCGATTCGTATGTTGCCAGGTGTAGCTGAAACCTTAGGTTCGCATAAGGATTTCCCTTATGTGTGTACCACTTACTCGCTAACTGAACACTTTAACTTCTGGACAAGCCATTGCCGTCTAGCCGCGATTTCTATGCCAGAAACCTTTGTGGAGTTAGATGAAGTATTGGCAGCCGCTAAGGGCATTAACAATGGCGATTGGGTCAAGGTGAGCTCTAAGCGTGGCAGCATATTGACGAAAGCCTTAGTCACACAGCGTCTGCAACCGTTAAAGGTGAATGGCCAGTTAGTGCATACCGTGGGGTTACCGCGTCACGGCGGCCATAACGCCTTAACTCGTAAGAGTTATAGCTGTAACGTACTGACCACAGAAGTGGGTGATGCTAATACTCAAGTGCCTGAATTTAAGGCGTTCCTTGTGGATATCACTAAGGCTGAGGGGATGTAATTATGTCTTCACAAGATATCATTTTAAGTTCAGGAACCTCTGAACTGACCCCAGCGGCGCAGGTGCGAAAAAAGCTGAGCAAGGTCGCTAAGTTATTTGATGCCACTAAGTGCAACGGTTGTAAGGGTTGTCAGGTTGCGTGTTCTGAGTGGAACGACTTGCGCGCCCCTATTGGCAGCTTCCAAGGCAGCTATCAAAACCCGATGAACTTATCATCTGAGTGCTGGACCTTGATGAAGTTCAACGAGGTTAAGCAAGACGATAAGCTGCGTTGGCAGTTTACTCATAGTGCTTGTATGCATTGTGAAGACCCTGCGTGTTTGACAGCGTGCTCGACTAAAGGCGCCATCATTCAACGCTCTAACGGTGTAGTGGATTTTGACTCTGACAAGTGTATTGGCTGCGGTTATTGCGTCAGCGCTTGTCCATTTGATGTGCCTAAGCTCGATCCTATCGATCAAAAGGCCTACAAGTGCACCATGTGTTCAGACCGCTTGCAAGTCGGACAAGAGCCCGCCTGCGTTAAAACCTGTACCACAGGCGCACTCAAGTTTGGTACTCGTGAAGACATGCTGTTTATTGCCGATTTACGGGTAAAACAGTTGCAAGAGCGCGGTTTCGCCAATGCCGGTATCTATAACCCTGAGGGCGTAGGTGGCACAGGCATGATGATGATTTTGCATGATGTCAACGAGCCAGAAAGTTACGGTTTATCAGCCGATCCTAAGACCAGCTTACCGGTGAAGTTATGGCAAGACGTAGTCAAGCCATTGGGCGCCGTCGGTATTCTGGCAACAGTAGCGGTGGCCTGTTTGCACCGCATTACTGTGGGTCGCAATATCGTTGAAGAAGATGAGCCGGCGGCGTTTGATCATAGCCATGATCAGCAAGACGCTAGCGCCACGCCAACAACCAAGACAGATAAGGAGTAACGCTCATGAATAAGCAGAATATGATTTTGCGCCATAAGTTGTTCGACCGCATTTGTCATTGGTTTATCGTCGCCACGGGTTTTGTCACCTTTATGACGGGCTTTGCCTTCTTCTTCCCATCGTTTCAATGGTTGGGGTCAATTGCCGGAACGCCGCAAATGGCGCGCTTTGTTCATCCGATTGCCGGATTAATGATGTGCTTACCATTAATGCTGATGTTGGTGCGCTATTACCACCATAACAAATGGGAAAAGAACGATCTGAAATGGATGCTAGCCATCAAGGATGTGATGTTTGAAAACGAGGACAAAATCCCCGCTATCGGCCATTACAACCCTGGACAAAAAGTGCTGTTTCGCACCTTTGTGGTGACATCCATAGGGTTAACTATCACGGGCTTTATTATGTGGCAGCCTTACTTTGCCCCTTATTTTGCCTCATCAACCATAGAGTGGGCCATTCTCATTCATGCGGTTTGCGCAGTCATCATGTTGATTTTTGTGCTGGTACATTTCTGGATGGCGACTTGGGTTGAAGGATCGGTTGCTGGCATGTTGTACGGCAAAGTATCGCGGGCTTGGTGCAAGAAGCATCACCCTAACATGCTAAATGATCCGGAACTTAAAACAATTAAGCAGGAAAAACACTGATATGAGCACAGCAATACTTGATGCCAATAGCATAGCCAAACAAGGCTTAACCATTAAGACCTTGTATCCGGCCAAACCGCACAGCGTTTATCAGCGCCGCGCTGACAGGCTCGCTGAACTGGCTGAAGATTCAGGTTTACCTGAGTGTTTTCGCCTGCTGGAGCAGTTAGTCACAGCGCAAGCGGTAATTGCAGCAAGCACGGATGCTAAGCATCAGCATTGTTTTGGCTCCAAACCCCAAGTGGATTTAGGCCAAGAGCAACCACTGGCGCAGGCTAACTTTGTGTGGGGCAATTATTGGCAGGCGGTATTGCTGGAGCTTATCGGGGAAATGCTGCCACAGGTATCCCCATCATTAGTGACACTGCTTAAAGACTTAGCGGCAACGGATGCTGATAGCTTGCAGTCTTATGCTAAATCGCTGCTTTGCGGCCACTTTAGTGATGTACCAGCGCAATACAGCTTATTTATTTGGGCGGCATTGTCTGTGTACTGGTCCCATTGGGCGGTAGCGGTAGGGGAAACCTTAGCCTCACGCGGCGTGGCCTATAAAACCTTATGCCCAGTGTGCGGCAGTCACCCAGTGGCTAGCGTGATTAAAGATGAACCGCGCTCAGGCTTACGTTATCTGCATTGCAGCTTGTGTGAGAGTGAGTGGCATCAAATCCGCGCTGAGTGTACTTGCTGCGGCGAAAACAAAGGCGTGTTCTTGTGGGCCGAAACAGAAACTAAAGCGGCCATTCGAATCGAAAGCTGCGACACCTGTAAGGGATACACCAAGATGATGTTTACCGACATCAATCCCAGACTTGAAGCCGCCGTGGATGATTTAGCAAGCTTAGTGATGGATAAGCATGTGGTAGAGCAAGGCTATTGCGCAACGACAGTTAATCCTCTGTTACTGGCTCATGAAGAAGAGACGACAAGCTAGGCATTAGGCATTAAGCAAAATGTGCCAATAAGTAATCAACTTCTTGCCGTGATTGTGGCTGCCTTGTTAAGGCTCAATCACGGCAAGATTTTTAAGACCAATTCAAGAAATAGAACAGACCTATGACTCAAGCTATCAATTCCAGCCAAGCCTTATATCGGTGTTTACCCGCCATGGATAGTTTGTTGCTGATACCTCAAGTGATAGGTTTTAGTGATACCTATGGTAAGCCCTGGATTAAATCCTTGCTTACGCAGATGCTAGTTGACGTCAGAGCCAGCATTGCCACACAGCAGCAATTGCCACACTGGTGCCAACAAAGCGCAGGGGTAGTAATAGAGTTACAGCAGCGCATAGATGCAGGTCATCGCGCGAGCATGAGCGCTGTGATGAATCTTACTGGCACTGTGCTGCATACCAATCTTGGGCGCTCGCAAATGTGTGAGGCGGCCATTACCGCTGTGACCAATGTGATGCGTCACCCTGTGCCGGTGGAATTTGATATGGGCCAAGGAAAGCGTGGCCATAGAGATACAGCGGTTAGCAGCTTAATCCATGAACTTACCGGCGCGAAGGCGTGCTGCGTTGTCAATAACAATGCCGCTGCCGTACTACTTATGTTGGCAGCCACTGCAGCTGGCAAAGAAGTGATAGTGTCGCGCGGCGAACTGGTTGAGATTGGCGGCGCCTTTCGTATTCCCGATATCATGGCGCAAGCCGGCTGCAAACTCGTGGAAGTGGGCTGCACTAATCGCACCCATTTACAAGATTATGCCGCGGCCATAACTGATAACACCGCCGCCATTATGAAAGTGCACACCAGTAATTATCATATTTGCGGCTTTACCGCGGCCGCCGATGAAGCAGCCTTAGCCCAATTATGTCGTGAGCGCGGCATAGCCCTTATTTCTGACTTAGGCAGCGGCGCCTTAACTGACTTATCACGCTTTGGTTTATCAAAAGAGCCAATGCCGCAGCAGATG is from Shewanella sp. SNU WT4 and encodes:
- the fdhE gene encoding formate dehydrogenase accessory protein FdhE; its protein translation is MSTAILDANSIAKQGLTIKTLYPAKPHSVYQRRADRLAELAEDSGLPECFRLLEQLVTAQAVIAASTDAKHQHCFGSKPQVDLGQEQPLAQANFVWGNYWQAVLLELIGEMLPQVSPSLVTLLKDLAATDADSLQSYAKSLLCGHFSDVPAQYSLFIWAALSVYWSHWAVAVGETLASRGVAYKTLCPVCGSHPVASVIKDEPRSGLRYLHCSLCESEWHQIRAECTCCGENKGVFLWAETETKAAIRIESCDTCKGYTKMMFTDINPRLEAAVDDLASLVMDKHVVEQGYCATTVNPLLLAHEEETTS
- the fdnG gene encoding formate dehydrogenase-N subunit alpha, with translation MDRRQFFKLCACGATTSAISALGLMPGTAMAAPREYKLLKAKETRNNCCYCSVGCGLLMYSYGSNGKNAEKAIFHIEGDADHPVNRGALCPKGAGLVDYVNSPNRNHFPEVREAGSNEWKRISWDEAFNRIARLMKDDRDANLIEKNSDGTTVNRWLTTGMMTSSAQPNEGGFITHKFARSLGLVAIDTIARNUHSPTVASLAPTFGRGAMTNHWIDIKNSNVVVIMGGNAAEAHPVGFGWVTEAMEHNNAKLVVVDPRFTRSAALADCYAPIRSGTDIAFLLGVSRYLIETNQVNHEYVKAYTNASYIVREDFEFTDGLFSGFDEKTRTYDKETWYYELDEQGYAKVDDSLTHPRCVWNLLKKHVDRYDFDTVSNITGTPVADYEKVCALIGSTHTHDKAATFMYALGWTHHSKGAQNIRSMAMVQLLLGNIGVLGGGVNALRGHSNVQGATDMGLLCQNLPGYLKLPNDNDRDLKTYLGNYTPTPLRPGQTNYWSNYPKFFVSQMKSFWGDNATADNSYGYDWLPKWDIQYDFTKHIDMMFHGKVNGYFIQGVNAINSMPNRNKVLAALCQLKYMVVLDPIATETSVFWQKAGEFNNVEPSEIQTQVFRLPTTLFAEEEGCIVNSGRWMQWHWKGANAPGESKPDAEILSGILLKLRELYRDEGGVLPEPVQAINWNYHDPKFPHGEEVAKELNGRDLTTGKQLDSFSQLKDDGTTACGCWIYSGSWTEAGNMMARRDNSDPSGKGITPGWAFSWPANRRVLYNRASCDVNGKPWDPKRVIVQWHQDKWHGIDQGDFNMKLSPQDSAHPFIMQPEGVGRFFALKMLAEGPFPEHYEPVESPIGTNPLHPNVVSNPAIRMLPGVAETLGSHKDFPYVCTTYSLTEHFNFWTSHCRLAAISMPETFVELDEVLAAAKGINNGDWVKVSSKRGSILTKALVTQRLQPLKVNGQLVHTVGLPRHGGHNALTRKSYSCNVLTTEVGDANTQVPEFKAFLVDITKAEGM
- the fdxH gene encoding formate dehydrogenase subunit beta, whose protein sequence is MSSQDIILSSGTSELTPAAQVRKKLSKVAKLFDATKCNGCKGCQVACSEWNDLRAPIGSFQGSYQNPMNLSSECWTLMKFNEVKQDDKLRWQFTHSACMHCEDPACLTACSTKGAIIQRSNGVVDFDSDKCIGCGYCVSACPFDVPKLDPIDQKAYKCTMCSDRLQVGQEPACVKTCTTGALKFGTREDMLFIADLRVKQLQERGFANAGIYNPEGVGGTGMMMILHDVNEPESYGLSADPKTSLPVKLWQDVVKPLGAVGILATVAVACLHRITVGRNIVEEDEPAAFDHSHDQQDASATPTTKTDKE
- a CDS encoding alpha/beta hydrolase — its product is MASLIIFIALILTGLWFGAQRYPNKALQWTRKLYANWAQVDTLFTPVSGLKQHAYWRLAPSTDKDAPWIVMLHGFSADKTVWCPFARHLPKEYSLLMVDLTGHGDSEVDDNCQFDMKNQALRLIKLLDNLGIAECHLVGNSMGGQLTAYMATHFAERCLSAYLFNPSGIIAPKDNAFSRAILAGRNPFFGETYAEFEHFYQQTMAKPPWVPAPILNAIYSYHQKRRPLLKRVFAEFTASHGSFVPKTSCPTCICWGELDDILDISALPVWQQHLPQASTRVYTSIGHMPMLECPKLAAADYGQFLTYCQFLKSSQ
- a CDS encoding formate dehydrogenase subunit gamma; protein product: MNKQNMILRHKLFDRICHWFIVATGFVTFMTGFAFFFPSFQWLGSIAGTPQMARFVHPIAGLMMCLPLMLMLVRYYHHNKWEKNDLKWMLAIKDVMFENEDKIPAIGHYNPGQKVLFRTFVVTSIGLTITGFIMWQPYFAPYFASSTIEWAILIHAVCAVIMLIFVLVHFWMATWVEGSVAGMLYGKVSRAWCKKHHPNMLNDPELKTIKQEKH
- the selA gene encoding L-seryl-tRNA(Sec) selenium transferase, with translation MTQAINSSQALYRCLPAMDSLLLIPQVIGFSDTYGKPWIKSLLTQMLVDVRASIATQQQLPHWCQQSAGVVIELQQRIDAGHRASMSAVMNLTGTVLHTNLGRSQMCEAAITAVTNVMRHPVPVEFDMGQGKRGHRDTAVSSLIHELTGAKACCVVNNNAAAVLLMLAATAAGKEVIVSRGELVEIGGAFRIPDIMAQAGCKLVEVGCTNRTHLQDYAAAITDNTAAIMKVHTSNYHICGFTAAADEAALAQLCRERGIALISDLGSGALTDLSRFGLSKEPMPQQMLKDGVNLVSFSGDKLLGGPQAGLVVGDKDLIAKLQAHPLKRALRCDKMTLAALEATLKQYRQPETLDNQLPIFRKLARPLSSLNSLAQELIGLWPNAAKVVSHALESHSEAKDASVLAQHFNVTIEPCHTQVGSGSQPDVLLDSVALCFMPSANGTMSLSQLDSLFKAQAIPILGRITANRLWLDLRGVDDEYLLSAALKAVSCSPVSMPILQAAPEFIIGGAQ